The DNA segment GCTGGACCACGGTCTGCCGCACCTCCCAGCCGACCACCGCCCGCCGCTGCAGCACCACGTGCTCCCGGACCAGCCAGCCGGAGCGCACCGCGAACGACGTGGGGCCGGTGGCGTGCCCCAGCGCGGCGTACCGGGCCAGGCCGAGCGGCACGCCGAGCGCGGTGAGCACCGCGCCGGCGACCAGCAGCGGCCACCAGCCGGCGGTCACGGTGAGCACGGCCCCGGCGACCAGGACGACGGCGCCGGGCGCGACCGCCCGGCCCAGCCGCCGGCGGCGGGCCGCCGCGGGGTGGCGCTGCAGCGACCCCGGCGAGGGCACCAGCAGGTCGGTGAGCTGCCAGGCGTCCTCCTGCGGGCCCAGCGGCAGCAGCTGGCCCCGCCGGGCGGCGTCACCCAGCCCGGTCACCAGGGCCGTCGCGCGCGCCGCGCCGACCAGCCGCATGCCCAGCCCCTCGCTGACCGCGCAGCCGCGGATCCGGTCGACCTCCAGGTCGGTGTGCCGGCGGGTGAACAGCCCGCGCTCGGCGATCAGCGAGCCGCCGCGGAGCACCAGCCGGAACCGCCAGTTCACGACCGCGCTGCCCAGCACGGCCCCGAGGGCGAGCAGCACGAGCGCACCACCGACGACGGCGACGACGAGCCAGCCGTCGGGGAGGTCCGGGGAGCCGACGAGCTGCCCCGGCCGGGGCACGTACCGGTCCGGGACCTCGTCCAGCAGCCGGAACAGCGCGCCGACCGCGGCCAGGGGGAGCACCAGGTAGCTGCCGACCAGCGGGGAGTACAGCAGCCACCGGTTGCGGAACCGGTGCAGCTCCTCCTCGACGGGCTCCGGCGCGGAGTGCCGCCCGGCCGCCTCGGCCGCCACCACCGCGCGCCGGGAGAGGAGCTGCCCGCGCAGCCGGTCGCCCTCGGTGCGCAGGACGCCGTCGATGACGAGCTCCTCGTCGTTGCCCGCGACCGACCCGGCCGCGGCGTCGATCCGGACCCGCACCAGGCCGAACAGCCGGTGCACGGGCGGCGCCTCGACCTCCACCCCGCGGATCCGGTCGTTGGGCACGGTGCGGACCGAGCGGGACACCAGGCCCCGGGTGAGGACGACGGCGGTGTCCCCGGCGAGGTAGCTGGTCCGCCACCAGGCCAGCGCCGCCCACAGCAGCGACAGCGCGGTGACCCCCACGACCAGCGCCACCACGGTGACCGGGCTGCCCTGCATCCCCCGGCCGGCGATGACGGCGAGCGCCACCGGCACCAGCGAGCGGGCCTGCCGGAAGGTGAGGGTGTGCACCAGCAGGACCCGCGGCGAGGTCCGGCGCGCGGTCGGCCGGGTCACGTCGCCTCGTCCCGGACCTTCTCGGCCCGTCGCGCCACGTGGTCGGCGACGTGCCGGGCGGTGTCGACGTCCAGGTGCGGGATCCGCACGGTGCCCTGCGAGGACGCGGTGAGAACGGCCACGGTGGCCAGCCCGAACAGCTGCTGCAGGAGGCCGCGGGTCACGTCGACGGTCTGCACCCGCGAGATCGGCACCAGCGTCCAGGTGCGGGTCAGCCACCCGGTGAGGGTGTAGATCGCCTCGCCGGTGACCTCCCAGCGGTGCACCCGGAACCGCAGCCGGGGCCGGACGGCGAGGGCGAGCACCGCGTAGACCAGCACGAGCACGGCGCCGGCCCACCGCGCCGGGGCGACCGCCCAGCCGGCGTCCAACGGCACGAGCAGCCAGAAGGCGGCGACCAGCAGGCCGTAGCAGAGCGTGCCGACGGCACCCTGCGCCACCCACAGGGCGATCGCGTTGCGGGAGAGGGACCAGACCGGTTCGCGGACCGGCGTGGGGGCGGACATCGCGACCATCCTGTCAGCGCGAGGGCCGCCGCGACGCGTGCCACCATGGATCGCGTGATGATGCCCCAGCAGGTGCCGACCGTGCCCGCCGCCGAGGTCCCCGACGACGCCGTCGTCCTCGACGTCCGCGAGGACGACGAGTGGGCGGCGGGGCACATCGAGGGGGCGACGCACGTCGCGATGGGCGACGTGCCGTCCCGGCTCGACGAGCTGCCCGAGGGTGACCCGCTGTACGTCACCTGCCGCAGCGGCGGGCGGTCGGCCCGGGTGACCGCCTGGCTCAACCAGAACGGCTACGACGCGGTCAACGTCGGCGGCGGCATGGGGGAGTGGGACGCCTCGGGGCGGCCGATGGTCAGCGAGACCGGCCGTCCCCCGTACGTCGTATAAGGACCCCCCACGGCCCCGTCCCGAGGCTCGCCCCGAGCTCGCGAGGGGTGAGGAGGACGGGGTCCTTCATCAGTCCCGGGAGTACTCGGCGAAGCGGGTGCGCAGGTCCTTCTTGGAGAACTTGCCCACGCTGGTCTTGGGCACCTCGTCGATGAACTCGACGGCGTCGGGCATCCACCACTTGGCCACCAGCGGCGCGAGGTGGTCGAGGATGTCCTGCTCGGTCGCGGTCTCGCCCGGCTTGAGCACGACGCAGGCCAGCGGCCGCTCGTCCCACTTGGGGTGCGGGATGCCGACGACGGCGGCCTCCTTCACCGCCGGGTGGCTCATGATCGCGTTCTCCAGGTCCACCGAGGAGATCCACTCCCCGCCGGACTTGATGAGGTCCTTGGTGCGGTCGGCGATCCGGATGTTGCCGTCGGGAGCCATCGCGGCGACGTCCCCGGTCTTCATCCACCCGTCGGAGGTCAGCAGCTCGACCCCGGCGTCGGGGTTGTAGTAGGCGGCGGCGCACCACGGCCCGCGCACCTGCAGCTCACCGGTCGCCTTGTCGTCCCAGGGCTGCTCCTCGAGGGTGTCGGCGTCGACGATCCGCGCCTCCACGCCCAGGAACGGGATGCCGGCGCGGGCCCGCTGGGCGGCCTTGGTCGCGTCGTCGGCGTCGTCGAAGGCGCGCGACAGCACGCCCGAGGAGGCGACCGGGTGGGTCTCGGTCATGCCCCACGCCTGCAGGATCGGCAGCCCGACCTGCTCGCGGTAGGCCTCCGACAGCGCCTTGGGCACCGCCGAGCCACCGCAGCCGATCTCCCGGAGCTTGTGCGGGCGCCCGGCCAGGTGCGGCAGCACGCCCTGCCAGATGGTGGGCACGCCGGCGGTGAAGGTGACGCCCTCCTCGACGATCAGGTCGGCGAGCGCCTTGGGCTGCATCATCGAGCCGGGCATGACCATCGCCGCCCCGGCGGCCGGTCCGGCGTGCGCGATGCCCCAGGCGTTGGCGTGGAACATCGGCACGACCGGCATCGCGGCGTCCCGGACACCCAGACCGAAGGCGTTGGGCGAGATGACGCCCATCGTGTGCAGGTAGGTCGACCGGTGCGAGTAGACGACGCCCTTGGGGTTGCCGGTCGTGCCGCTCGTATAGCACATGTAGGCGGCGGAGCCCTCGTCGGTGACGTGGAAGTCGACCGGTGCGGCGTCGGCCAGCAGCGTCTCGTAGTCGAGCACCCGCGGGTCGTCGGGCACCTCGTTGTCGCCGCCGTCGTCCATCACGACCACGTGCCGGATGGTGGTCATGGTGTCGATCAGCGGCCACAGCAGCGGCAGCACGGTGCGGTCGACGAAGACGACCTCGTCCTCGGCGTGGTTGGCGATGTAGGTCAGCTGCTCGGGGAACAGCCGGATGTTGAGCGTGTGCACCACCCGGCCGCTGCACGGCCCGGCGAAGTACAGCTCCAGGTGCCGCTGGCTGTTCCAGCCGAAGGTGCCGATCCGGCCGTCGGCGCTGATGCCCAGGGTGTCGAAGACGCCCCCGAGCCGGCGGGTCCGCTGCGCCCACTCGGCGTAGGTGGACCGGGTCCGGCCAGCCGGGCCGTCGGTGACGATCGCGACGTCGCCGTGGTGCTGCTCGGCGTGCCGGAAGATCGTGTCGATGGTCAGGGGGACGTCCTGCATCAGCCCGCGCATGGCCGCATGGTGCCAGTGACCGCGCTCACGTTCCACCCGTCCCGGCATCCCCGGGGACCGGACCGGTTCCGCTCCGCCGTCGACAGCTCACCCGATGGAGTGGTGCACGACCGGTCGTCCGCCCGGGCCTCCCGCTGATGAACGGGCCGTTACGCGACCGTGACGATCCATCTCGGTCACAGGGGTTGACGGCACAGGGTTGTTAGCGTTCACACTGTGTCGCTCGCACAGATGCGGGCCTGCGCCCTCTGGCGGCAGATGTCTCGAAGGAGAGATGTGGCAGTGAACAAGAAGCTGGGGCTGACCGCCCTGGGCGCCGCACTGGCAGTCGGCCTCACGGCCTGTGGTGGCAGTGGCGCCGGCGGCGGCTCGAACGACACCGCGAGCAGCGACCCTGCGGACCTGACGATCGGCGTCTCGATGCCGACGCAGACCTCCGAGCGCTGGATCGCCGACGGCGAGGCCGTGCAGAGCCAGCTGGAGGACGCCGGCTACGAGGTCGACCTCCAGTTCGCGAACGACGACATCCCGACCCAGGGTCAGCAGATCGACCAGATGATCACCGAGGGCGCCGACCTGCTGGTCGTCGCCGCGATCGACGGCACCGCGCTGAGCAGCCAGCTGCAGGCCGCTGCCGACGCGGACATCCCGGTCATCAGCTACGACCGCCTGATCCGCGACACCGAGAACGTCGACTTCTACGTGAGCTTCGACAACTACAAGGTCGGCGTCGCGCAGGGCACCGCGCTCCTGGTGGGCCTGGGCATCCTGAACAAGGACGGCTCGCAGGGCACCGCCACCGGGCCGTTCAACATCGAGCTGTTCGCCGGCTCGCTGGACGACAACAACGCCGCCTTCTTCTTCAACGGCGCGTTCGACACCCTCAAGCCCTTCATCGACGACGGCACCCTCGTCGTGAAGTCGGGCCAGACGAGCATCGAGCAGGCCGCCACCCTGCGCTGGGCGCAGGAGACGGCCCAGAAGCGCATGGAGGACCTCCTCACCGGCAGCTACAACGACGGCACCAAGGTCAACGGCGTGCTCTCGCCCTACGACGGCATCTCGCGCGGCATCATCACCGCCCTGCAGAACGCCGGCTACGGCCCGAACCTGACCTCGACCCCGACCCCGCTGCCGGTGGTCACCGGTCAGGACGCCGAGATCGCCTCGGTCAAGCTGATCAACGACGGTGTCCAGAGCTCCACGATCTTCAAGGACACCCGCACCCTCGCCGCCCAGGCCGTCACCGCGGCCCAGGCGTTCCTCGAGGGCAACGAGCCCGAGGCCAACGACACCGAGACCTACGACAACGGTGTCAAGGTCGTCCCCTCGTACCTGCTGCCCATCGAGACGGTCTACAAGGACGACATCCAGTCGGTCCTGATCGACTCCGGTTACTGGACGGCCGACGAGGTCGCCAAGGGCCAGGCCGGCTGACCCACCGCACCACGGACCCGGCCGGGCTCGGCAGCACGACTGCCGAGCCCGGCCGGTACCACCTCCCGAGCCTGCCCCTCCGGACAGATCGGGACAGCCCGGGAGCCGGGCACCCGAACAAGGGCCGGGTGGCGCACACTCGGTCCGTCATCCCCCAGAGAGGCAAGGACGACGGCGTCCATGGACGACTACATCCTGGAGATGCGCTCCATCACCAAGACGTTCCCCGGCGTGAAGGCGCTGTCGGACGTGTCACTCGCGGTGCGGCGCGGCGACGTCCACGCCATCTGCGGTGAGAACGGCGCCGGCAAGTCGACGCTGATGAAGGTCCTGTCCGGGGTCTACCCGGCCGGCTCGTACGACGGCGAGATCGTCTACGACGGCGAGGTGCAGAAGTTCGGCAGCATCCGCGACAGCGAGCACCAGGGCATCGTGATCATCCACCAGGAGCTCGCGCTGGTGCCCTACCTGTCCATCGCGGAGAACATCTTCCTGGGCAACGAGCGCAAGGGCCGCAACGGCCTGATCGACTGGAACAAGGCCAACGCCGAGGCTGCCGCGCTGCTCGCCGAGGTCGGCCTGACGGAGAACCCGGTCACCCCGGTCGGCACCCTCGGCGTGGGCAAGCAGCAGCTGGTCGAGATCGCCAAGGCGATCTCCAAGGACGTGAAGCTGCTCATCCTCGACGAGCCGACCGCGGCGCTGAACGACACCGACTCCGCGCACCTGCTGGACCTGCTGCGGCGCTTCCGCGACCGGGGCATCACCTCGATCATCATCTCGCACAAGCTGAACGAGATCGTGGCGATCGCGCAGCACACCACGATCATCCGCGACGGGAAGACCGTGGAGACGCTCGACATGAGCGCCCCGGACGTCGACACCGACCGGATCATCCGCGGCATGGTCGGCCGCGACCTGGAGTCCTACTACCCCGACCGCGAGTCGCACCCCGGCGAGGAGGTGCTGCGCGTCGAGGGCTGGACCGTCCGGCACCCCACCCAGGACCGGCTCGTCGTGGACCACGCCGACTTCAACGTGCGGGCCGGTGAGGTCATCGGCATCGCCGGCCTCATGGGCGCCGGGCGCACCGAGCTGGCGATGAGCATCTTCGGGCGCTCCTACGGGCGCTACGAGGAGGGCCGCGTGTTCGTGCACGGCCGCGAGGTCAAGGCCCGCAGCGTCTCCGAGGCCATCGACCACGGCATCGCCTACGCCACCGAGGACCGCAAGAAGTACGGCCTCAACCTCATCGAGGACATCCGGCGCAACGTCTCCGCGGCCGCCCTGTCCAAGCTCTCCACCCGGGGCTGGGTCAACGGCAACGAGGAGACCAAGATCGCCGAGGACAGCCGGCGCGACATGAACATCAAGGCGCCGAGCGTCTCGTCCATCGTCGGCAAGCTCTCGGGCGGCAACCAGCAGAAGGTCGTGCTGTCCAAGTGGCTGTTCACCGACCCGGACGTGCTGATCCTCGACGAGCCGACCCGGGGCATCGACGTGGGCGCCAAGTACGAGATCTACACGATCATCAACAAGCTGGTGGCGGCCGGCAAGGCCGTCATCGTCATCTCGTCCGAGCTGCCCGAGCTGCTCGGCATCTGTGACCGCATCTACACGCTCTCGGCCGGGCGCATCACCGGCGAGCAGCCGGTTCGTGAGGCCACCCAGGAGAGCCTCATGAAGCTGATGACCAAGGAGAGGGAGCTCGCAGCATGACCAGGACCGTGGGGCCACAGCCCGGGGCATCACCGGAGACCAACCAGACCCCGGCGGAGGTCGCCGACGCGCAGGCCCAGGCCACCAAGGTCGGCACCAGCGACATCCGCGAGCTGCTCACCCGCAACCTCCGGCAGAGCGGCATCTACATCGCGTTCTTCGTCGTGGTGGTGCTGTTCGCCATCCTGACCGGCGGCACGTCGCTCAGCCCGGGCAACATCACCAACATCGTCCTCCAGTACTCCTACGTGCTGGTGCTGGCGATCGGCATGGTCATCGTCATCATCGCCGGCCACATCGACCTGTCGGTGGGCTCGGTCGTCGCGCTGACCGGTGCCACCTCCGCCGTCCTGGTCATCCGGCAGGGCGCGCCGTGGTGGGTCGGCATGCTCGCGGCGATCGCCGTCGGCCTCCTGGTCGGCGTCTGGCAGGGCTTCTGGGTCGCCTACGTCGGGATCCCGGCGTTCATCGTGACCCTGGCCGGCATGCTCATCTTCCGCGGGCTGACGCTGCAGGTGCTGGACAACATCTCGCTGTCGCCGTTCACCCCGGAGTACCAGAAGGTCTCCAGCGGCTTCCTCAACGGCCTGCTCGGCGGCAACGGCTACGACGCCTTCACGCTGCTCATCGGTGCGCTCGCGGTGGCCGGCTACGCGGTCAGCGGCTTCCGCACCCGGGTGGCGCGGATCCGCTACAAGCAGCCGGTGGAGAGCTTCCCGCTCTTCGTCGCCCGGGTCGTCGTCGTCGCCGCCGTGGTCATGTACTTCGCCTGGCAGCTGGCCCACGCCCGCGGCCTGCCGATCGTGCTGATCATCCTGGGTGTGCTGATCACCGTCTACGGCATGATCACCAAGCGCTCGGTCTTCGGGCGCCAGGTGTACGCCATCGGCGGCAACCTGGCGGCGGCCACGCTGTCCGGTGTCAAGGTCCGGATGGTCAACTTCTGGATCTTCGTCAACATGGGCTTCCTGGCGGCGGTCGCGGGGATCATCTACTCCTCGCGCTCCAACGGTGCGCAGCCGGCGGCCGGGCAGAACTTCGAGCTCGACGCCATCGCGGCCGCCTTCATCGGTGGCGCCGCCGTCACCGGTGGTGTCGGCACGGTGGCCGGCGCGATGGTCGGTGGTCTGCTCGTCGCCGTCCTGAGCAACGGCATGCAGCTGCAGGGCGTCGACCAGTCGATCCAGTCGGTCATCAAGGGCCTCATCCTGCTGCTCGCCGTCGCCTTCGACGTCTACAACAAGCGGCGGGCCGGCTCCTCCCGCTGACGGTCCGCAGGACCACCGACGGGGGGCGGCAACGTGGCCGCCCCCATGAAGGAGGCGACCGTGCTGCCCGAGGGGGCGCCGCGAGCGTTGGGCATGTCGGACGTCGCGGCTCGGGCCGGCGTCTCGCACCAGACCGTGTCCCGGGTCGTCAACGGCCACCCGAACGTCGCCGCGAGCACCCGGGAACGCGTGCTCCGGGCCATCGCCGAGCTGGGCTACCGGCCCAACGCGGCGGCCCGGGCGCTGGTCACCGGGTCGTCGCGGACGATCGGCCTGGTCACCTCGCACATCAACCAGTACGGCCCGGCGCAGACCCTGCTCGGGCTCGAGCAGGCCGCCCGGGCGGCCGGCTACTCGCTGAGCGTCGCGATCCTCGACGACGACAGCGAGCGGGCGATGCGCGAGGCGGTCGACCGGTTCGTCGCGCAGTCGGTCGACGCGGTGGTGGCGCTGTCCACCTACGGCCAGGCCGTCGACGCGCTGCGCCGGTTCACCGCGCCGGTGCCGCTGATCGCGGTCCAGGTGGGCCGGGGTGAGCAGCACCCGACCGTCTGGGTCGACCAGGAGCTGGGTGCCGAGCTCGCCGTCCGGCACCTGCTCGACCTCGGCCACCGCACCGTCCACCACGTCACCGGTCCGGTCGACTCGCTGGAGGCGCGGGGCCGGGTGCGGGGCTGGCGCCGGGCGCTGATCGAGGCCGGGGCGCCGGTGCCCGAGCCGGTCGAGGGCGACTGGATGGCCTCGGCCGGGTACGCCGCCGGCCGCCGGCTGGCCGGGCTCCGCCGGCAGGGCGCGGACGTCACCGCGGTCTTCCTCGCCAACGACCAGATGGCCCTCGGGCTGCTGAACGCGCTGACCGAGGAGGGCGTGCACGTGCCGCGGGACATCAGCGTGGTCGGCTTCGACGACGTCCCGGAGGCCGCGTACTACTCCCCGCCGCTCACCACGGTCCGGCAGGACTTCGCCGAGCTGGGTCGCCGCGGGGTCCAGCTGGTGCTGTGCCGGCTGCACGGCGAGGACCTGCAACCCGATCCGGTGGTGCCGCAGCTGGTCGTGCGACGCTCCACCGGCCCGGTTTGACCGCTGCTGTTGTTAACGCTAACAATCATCCCCCGCCGCGTCCCGCGGCCGACGGTCCGCTGGGACCAGCCTCTCGGCGGGAGCCGGGGAAGGAGCTCCTGACATGACGACGGACGCCGCCACGGCGATCACCGCGGGTCGCACGGCCCTCGGCATCGAGCTCGGGTCGACCCGGATCAAGGCGGTGCTGATCGGTCCCGACCACGCACCGCTCGCCGTCGGGAGCCACGACTGGGAGAACCAGCTCGTCGACCGGCTGTGGACCTACTCGTTGGACACCGTGTGGTCCGGGCTGCAGCGCAGCGTCGCGGCCCTGGCCGAGGACGTGCGGCGACGCCACGGCGTCGAGCTCGCCGGGGTCGGCGCACTCGGCGTCTCGGCGATGATGCACGGCTACCTCGCGTTCGACGCCGACGGCGGGCTGCTGACGCCGTTCCGCACCTGGCGCAACACGAACACCGGCCGCGCGGTGGAGCGGCTGAGCGCCGAGCTCGGCCAGAACATCCCGCACCGGTGGAGCGTGGCGCACCTCTACCAGGCGGTGCTCGACGGCGAGGAGCACGTCGGCCGGATCGACCACCTGACGACCCTGGCCGGCTACGTGCACTGGCAGCTCACCGGCCGCAAGGTGCTCGGCATCGGCGACGCCAGCGGCATGTTCCCGATCGCCGCGGGCACCGCTGGGTACGACACCGCGATGCTCGCCCGGTTCGACCAGCTGGCCGCCGAGGCGGGGGCCGAGCTGGAGCTCGCCGCGCTGCTGCCGGCCGTCGCCGTCGCCGGGGAGCCGGCCGGCACGCTCACCGAGGCCGGCGCACGGCTGCTCGACCCCACCGGGTGGCTGCAGCCCGGCGTCCCGCTCTGCCCCCCGGAGGGCGACGCGGGCACCGGGATGGTGGCCACCAACTCGGTCGCCCCGCGCACCGGCAACGTCTCGGCCGGCACCTCGATCTTCGCCATGGTCGTGCTCGAGCGGGAGCTGTCCCGGGCGCACCGCGAGCTGGACCTGGTGACCACGCCGGCCGGTGACCCGGTGGCGATGGTGCACTGCAACAACGGCGCCAGCGAGCTCGACGCCTGGGCCGGGCTGTTCGGCCAGTTCGCCCGCGCGCTGGGCGCCGAGGCCGACTCCGCGACGGTGTTCCGGACGTTGTTCACCGCCGCGCTCGACGGGGCCGGCGACGGCGGCGGGATGCTCGCCTACAACTACCTCTCCGGCGAGCCGATCACCAAGCTCGAGGAGGGCCGCCCGCTCTTCCTCCGGTCCCCGGACAGCCCGCTGGACCTCGGCTCGTTCATGCGCACGCACCTGTACTCCTCGCTGGCCACCCTGCGCATCGGCATGGACGTGCTGCAGAAGGCCGAGGGCGTGCGGCTGGACCGGATGTTCGCCCACGGCGGCCTGTTCAAGACCGAGGGCGTGGCGCAGCGGTTCCTCGCCGCCGCGATCGACACCCCGGTCTCGGTCGGCGACGTCGCTGCCGAGGGAGGCGCCTGGGGGATCGCCGTGCTGGCCGCCTTCGCCGCCGGGCGCTCGCCGGAGCAGGGCCTGGCCGACTACCTCGACGGCACGGTCTTCACCGACGCGAGCCTGCAGACCGCCGAACCCGACCCCGCCGACGTCGCGGGCTTCGACGCCTTCATGCAGCGGTACCTCGCCGGCCTCCCGGTCGAGCGGGCCGCCGTGGAGCACGTGGCCGTCGGTGCCCCGACCACCCCCGAGAGCCAGGAGCAGCCGGCATGACCGCCCCGACCGAGAACGGCACGCACCGTGAGCAGCGCGAGCACGTCGCGGCGCTGCACGCCTACCTGACCCGCTACGAGCTGGTCACCTGGACCTCGGGCAACGTCTCCGAGCGGGTGCCCGGCGAGGACCTGTTCGTCATCAAGGGCAGCGGGGTCGAGTACGACCAGCTGACCTGGGAGGGCATCACCGTCTGCGACCTCGACGGCAACCCGCTCGACGGCGTCCGGGCACCGTCGTCCGACACCGCCGCGCACGCCTACGTCTACCGGCACATGCCCGAGGTGAACGGCCAGGTGCACACGCACAGCACCTACGCCGCGGCCTGGGCGGCGCGGCACGAGGAGATCCCCTGCGTGCTCACGGCGATGGCCGACGAGTTCGGTGGGCCGATCCCGGTGGGGCCGTTCGCGCTGATCGGCGACGACTCCATCGGCCAGGGCATCGTCGCGACGCTGCAGGGGCACCGCTCGCCGGCGGTGCTGATGAAGAACCACGGCGTGTTCACCATCGGGCCCTCGGCCAAGGCCGCGGTCAAGGCCGCCGTCATGACCGAGGACGTCGCCCGGA comes from the Modestobacter italicus genome and includes:
- the chvE gene encoding multiple monosaccharide ABC transporter substrate-binding protein — encoded protein: MNKKLGLTALGAALAVGLTACGGSGAGGGSNDTASSDPADLTIGVSMPTQTSERWIADGEAVQSQLEDAGYEVDLQFANDDIPTQGQQIDQMITEGADLLVVAAIDGTALSSQLQAAADADIPVISYDRLIRDTENVDFYVSFDNYKVGVAQGTALLVGLGILNKDGSQGTATGPFNIELFAGSLDDNNAAFFFNGAFDTLKPFIDDGTLVVKSGQTSIEQAATLRWAQETAQKRMEDLLTGSYNDGTKVNGVLSPYDGISRGIITALQNAGYGPNLTSTPTPLPVVTGQDAEIASVKLINDGVQSSTIFKDTRTLAAQAVTAAQAFLEGNEPEANDTETYDNGVKVVPSYLLPIETVYKDDIQSVLIDSGYWTADEVAKGQAG
- the mmsA gene encoding multiple monosaccharide ABC transporter ATP-binding protein — protein: MDDYILEMRSITKTFPGVKALSDVSLAVRRGDVHAICGENGAGKSTLMKVLSGVYPAGSYDGEIVYDGEVQKFGSIRDSEHQGIVIIHQELALVPYLSIAENIFLGNERKGRNGLIDWNKANAEAAALLAEVGLTENPVTPVGTLGVGKQQLVEIAKAISKDVKLLILDEPTAALNDTDSAHLLDLLRRFRDRGITSIIISHKLNEIVAIAQHTTIIRDGKTVETLDMSAPDVDTDRIIRGMVGRDLESYYPDRESHPGEEVLRVEGWTVRHPTQDRLVVDHADFNVRAGEVIGIAGLMGAGRTELAMSIFGRSYGRYEEGRVFVHGREVKARSVSEAIDHGIAYATEDRKKYGLNLIEDIRRNVSAAALSKLSTRGWVNGNEETKIAEDSRRDMNIKAPSVSSIVGKLSGGNQQKVVLSKWLFTDPDVLILDEPTRGIDVGAKYEIYTIINKLVAAGKAVIVISSELPELLGICDRIYTLSAGRITGEQPVREATQESLMKLMTKERELAA
- the mmsB gene encoding multiple monosaccharide ABC transporter permease, which produces MTRTVGPQPGASPETNQTPAEVADAQAQATKVGTSDIRELLTRNLRQSGIYIAFFVVVVLFAILTGGTSLSPGNITNIVLQYSYVLVLAIGMVIVIIAGHIDLSVGSVVALTGATSAVLVIRQGAPWWVGMLAAIAVGLLVGVWQGFWVAYVGIPAFIVTLAGMLIFRGLTLQVLDNISLSPFTPEYQKVSSGFLNGLLGGNGYDAFTLLIGALAVAGYAVSGFRTRVARIRYKQPVESFPLFVARVVVVAAVVMYFAWQLAHARGLPIVLIILGVLITVYGMITKRSVFGRQVYAIGGNLAAATLSGVKVRMVNFWIFVNMGFLAAVAGIIYSSRSNGAQPAAGQNFELDAIAAAFIGGAAVTGGVGTVAGAMVGGLLVAVLSNGMQLQGVDQSIQSVIKGLILLLAVAFDVYNKRRAGSSR
- a CDS encoding PH domain-containing protein; the encoded protein is MTRPTARRTSPRVLLVHTLTFRQARSLVPVALAVIAGRGMQGSPVTVVALVVGVTALSLLWAALAWWRTSYLAGDTAVVLTRGLVSRSVRTVPNDRIRGVEVEAPPVHRLFGLVRVRIDAAAGSVAGNDEELVIDGVLRTEGDRLRGQLLSRRAVVAAEAAGRHSAPEPVEEELHRFRNRWLLYSPLVGSYLVLPLAAVGALFRLLDEVPDRYVPRPGQLVGSPDLPDGWLVVAVVGGALVLLALGAVLGSAVVNWRFRLVLRGGSLIAERGLFTRRHTDLEVDRIRGCAVSEGLGMRLVGAARATALVTGLGDAARRGQLLPLGPQEDAWQLTDLLVPSPGSLQRHPAAARRRRLGRAVAPGAVVLVAGAVLTVTAGWWPLLVAGAVLTALGVPLGLARYAALGHATGPTSFAVRSGWLVREHVVLQRRAVVGWEVRQTVVQRRAGLATVQACVGAGQGGYSAVDMAAPEVAGFTRAASGSWASALAG
- a CDS encoding long-chain fatty acid--CoA ligase, whose product is MRGLMQDVPLTIDTIFRHAEQHHGDVAIVTDGPAGRTRSTYAEWAQRTRRLGGVFDTLGISADGRIGTFGWNSQRHLELYFAGPCSGRVVHTLNIRLFPEQLTYIANHAEDEVVFVDRTVLPLLWPLIDTMTTIRHVVVMDDGGDNEVPDDPRVLDYETLLADAAPVDFHVTDEGSAAYMCYTSGTTGNPKGVVYSHRSTYLHTMGVISPNAFGLGVRDAAMPVVPMFHANAWGIAHAGPAAGAAMVMPGSMMQPKALADLIVEEGVTFTAGVPTIWQGVLPHLAGRPHKLREIGCGGSAVPKALSEAYREQVGLPILQAWGMTETHPVASSGVLSRAFDDADDATKAAQRARAGIPFLGVEARIVDADTLEEQPWDDKATGELQVRGPWCAAAYYNPDAGVELLTSDGWMKTGDVAAMAPDGNIRIADRTKDLIKSGGEWISSVDLENAIMSHPAVKEAAVVGIPHPKWDERPLACVVLKPGETATEQDILDHLAPLVAKWWMPDAVEFIDEVPKTSVGKFSKKDLRTRFAEYSRD
- a CDS encoding PH domain-containing protein, whose translation is MSAPTPVREPVWSLSRNAIALWVAQGAVGTLCYGLLVAAFWLLVPLDAGWAVAPARWAGAVLVLVYAVLALAVRPRLRFRVHRWEVTGEAIYTLTGWLTRTWTLVPISRVQTVDVTRGLLQQLFGLATVAVLTASSQGTVRIPHLDVDTARHVADHVARRAEKVRDEAT
- a CDS encoding xylulokinase, translated to MTTDAATAITAGRTALGIELGSTRIKAVLIGPDHAPLAVGSHDWENQLVDRLWTYSLDTVWSGLQRSVAALAEDVRRRHGVELAGVGALGVSAMMHGYLAFDADGGLLTPFRTWRNTNTGRAVERLSAELGQNIPHRWSVAHLYQAVLDGEEHVGRIDHLTTLAGYVHWQLTGRKVLGIGDASGMFPIAAGTAGYDTAMLARFDQLAAEAGAELELAALLPAVAVAGEPAGTLTEAGARLLDPTGWLQPGVPLCPPEGDAGTGMVATNSVAPRTGNVSAGTSIFAMVVLERELSRAHRELDLVTTPAGDPVAMVHCNNGASELDAWAGLFGQFARALGAEADSATVFRTLFTAALDGAGDGGGMLAYNYLSGEPITKLEEGRPLFLRSPDSPLDLGSFMRTHLYSSLATLRIGMDVLQKAEGVRLDRMFAHGGLFKTEGVAQRFLAAAIDTPVSVGDVAAEGGAWGIAVLAAFAAGRSPEQGLADYLDGTVFTDASLQTAEPDPADVAGFDAFMQRYLAGLPVERAAVEHVAVGAPTTPESQEQPA
- a CDS encoding LacI family DNA-binding transcriptional regulator encodes the protein MAAPMKEATVLPEGAPRALGMSDVAARAGVSHQTVSRVVNGHPNVAASTRERVLRAIAELGYRPNAAARALVTGSSRTIGLVTSHINQYGPAQTLLGLEQAARAAGYSLSVAILDDDSERAMREAVDRFVAQSVDAVVALSTYGQAVDALRRFTAPVPLIAVQVGRGEQHPTVWVDQELGAELAVRHLLDLGHRTVHHVTGPVDSLEARGRVRGWRRALIEAGAPVPEPVEGDWMASAGYAAGRRLAGLRRQGADVTAVFLANDQMALGLLNALTEEGVHVPRDISVVGFDDVPEAAYYSPPLTTVRQDFAELGRRGVQLVLCRLHGEDLQPDPVVPQLVVRRSTGPV
- a CDS encoding rhodanese-like domain-containing protein; this translates as MMPQQVPTVPAAEVPDDAVVLDVREDDEWAAGHIEGATHVAMGDVPSRLDELPEGDPLYVTCRSGGRSARVTAWLNQNGYDAVNVGGGMGEWDASGRPMVSETGRPPYVV